The following coding sequences lie in one Pseudomonadota bacterium genomic window:
- the waaC gene encoding lipopolysaccharide heptosyltransferase I, whose amino-acid sequence MKVLMIKVSALGDIIHALPVASYLKSCPQIRKIHWLLEEQFSPLLVNQPLIDKIQLINTKKWRQQGIIASIKGIINTISRLRREKYDLVLDLQGNSKSGIFTRFSGAPLRFGFDAQNVREWPNLLATNRKITPGKSATHIIDKNLALATSAFPESPPPPLQGPLQADLHYLNQVEKKLSAIRKEKGPLIIFHYGTTWETKLWSIESWIELSRSLWKTRAIPPLLTWGNEEELDAVKRIASACPHTIIWPRGNLEELMALLKIADLVVGGDTGPIHIAAALGTPTISYYRGTDHRRNGPRG is encoded by the coding sequence ATCATCCATGCCCTGCCGGTGGCCTCCTACCTGAAAAGCTGCCCGCAAATACGGAAAATTCACTGGCTCCTGGAAGAACAGTTTTCCCCGCTACTGGTCAACCAGCCATTGATTGATAAAATCCAGCTTATCAATACGAAGAAATGGCGGCAGCAGGGAATAATAGCTTCCATTAAAGGAATAATCAACACTATCAGCAGATTGCGACGGGAAAAGTATGATCTCGTCCTCGATCTTCAAGGCAACAGCAAAAGCGGAATTTTTACCCGTTTTTCCGGAGCTCCTTTGCGTTTCGGTTTTGACGCCCAGAACGTCCGGGAATGGCCCAATCTTTTGGCCACCAACCGAAAAATCACCCCTGGAAAATCCGCCACCCATATTATTGATAAAAATCTTGCCCTGGCGACCAGCGCCTTTCCCGAAAGCCCGCCTCCCCCTCTGCAAGGACCGCTGCAGGCTGATTTACATTATCTGAACCAGGTTGAAAAAAAGTTATCGGCGATCAGGAAAGAAAAAGGTCCACTGATTATCTTTCATTATGGGACCACTTGGGAAACAAAATTATGGTCCATTGAGTCATGGATTGAACTGTCCCGATCATTGTGGAAAACCAGGGCAATCCCTCCCCTGCTGACCTGGGGTAATGAAGAAGAACTGGACGCGGTCAAAAGGATAGCATCAGCATGTCCTCACACAATCATCTGGCCCCGGGGAAATCTGGAAGAACTGATGGCTTTACTTAAAATTGCAGACCTGGTGGTGGGTGGTGATACGGGACCAATCCACATTGCCGCCGCTTTGGGAACTCCGACAATATCGTACTACCGGGGCACCGATCATCGGAGAAACGGCCCCCGGGG